A single Actinomadura algeriensis DNA region contains:
- a CDS encoding tyrosine-type recombinase/integrase has product MRLLYRARRRGIHLIQEYERVRRRHAEEGWTVDRIARWHRVSERAVQGALDGGPLPPIRFHDLRHGAATLALLGKVDMKVISETLGHARHSFTADTYTSVLPEVSRAAAEAVAAVVPRSPHARRRTSRRCPSPPRT; this is encoded by the coding sequence ATGCGGTTGCTCTACCGAGCCCGCAGGCGAGGTATCCACCTGATCCAGGAGTACGAGCGGGTTCGTCGGCGGCATGCCGAGGAGGGCTGGACGGTCGACCGGATCGCCCGGTGGCATCGCGTCAGCGAGCGCGCCGTGCAAGGGGCCCTCGACGGAGGCCCGCTACCCCCGATCCGCTTCCACGACCTGCGCCACGGTGCTGCCACCCTCGCGCTCCTCGGCAAGGTGGACATGAAGGTGATCAGCGAGACGCTGGGGCATGCGCGTCATTCGTTCACCGCCGACACCTACACCTCGGTCCTGCCGGAGGTGTCGAGAGCCGCCGCCGAAGCCGTCGCGGCCGTCGTCCCCCGCAGTCCGCACGCGAGGAGACGGACGAGCCGGCGGTGCCCGTCACCGCCCCGAACGTAA
- a CDS encoding WXG100 family type VII secretion target: MTEPQIRVDLDSIADAVELFEQVRTEFVNCLEALNDDLRVHLALWEGESRRAYDLVQEEWKEAADDMADQVAYLRHWLTISHRNFSGALDATLKTWQVD; the protein is encoded by the coding sequence ATGACCGAACCTCAGATTCGCGTGGACCTCGACTCGATCGCCGACGCGGTAGAGCTCTTCGAGCAAGTTCGCACGGAGTTCGTGAACTGCCTGGAGGCTTTGAACGATGACTTGCGCGTTCACTTGGCCCTCTGGGAAGGCGAGAGCCGCCGGGCCTACGACCTGGTACAGGAGGAATGGAAGGAAGCCGCGGACGACATGGCCGACCAGGTCGCCTACCTACGGCACTGGTTGACGATCAGCCACCGCAACTTCAGCGGAGCGTTGGACGCGACCCTCAAGACGTGGCAGGTCGACTGA
- a CDS encoding AurF N-oxygenase family protein produces the protein MKAKEREATARRLLRSAAKASFDPGLDVDWDVPMEPGKYFMPPERVSLYGTDVWRRLDEERRIELSRREFASLTYVGVWLELSLMQLFTRFVYDLDPRSAHAQFALTEVGDESRHSVMFGRLLDRLGAPRTRLPGVVHHGGRLYKALGSGPAMWATFLVGEEVFDRMQRAIMDDPRVQPLVRDVSRIHVIEEARHVRFAREEIVRSMRGLGRRRLAVHRLTAAVTATAPIGFMIDPEVYRCVGLEPAEGRKIALENPHHRETLLWMGAKIVPFLEELGLVEGPGRALWRQTGLVR, from the coding sequence ATGAAGGCGAAGGAACGGGAGGCCACCGCGCGGCGGCTGCTGCGTTCGGCGGCCAAGGCGTCGTTCGATCCCGGTTTGGACGTCGACTGGGACGTCCCGATGGAGCCGGGGAAGTACTTCATGCCGCCCGAGCGCGTGTCCCTGTACGGGACGGACGTGTGGCGGCGGCTCGACGAGGAGCGGCGCATCGAGCTGAGCCGGCGGGAGTTCGCGAGCCTGACGTACGTGGGCGTCTGGCTTGAACTGTCGCTGATGCAGTTGTTCACGCGGTTCGTCTACGACCTGGATCCGCGCAGCGCGCATGCGCAGTTCGCGTTGACGGAGGTCGGGGACGAGTCGCGCCACTCGGTGATGTTCGGCCGGTTGCTCGACCGGCTCGGGGCGCCGCGCACCCGGCTGCCCGGCGTCGTCCACCATGGGGGGCGGCTGTACAAGGCGCTCGGGTCGGGGCCCGCGATGTGGGCGACGTTCCTCGTGGGGGAGGAGGTCTTCGACCGGATGCAGCGGGCGATCATGGACGATCCGCGCGTGCAGCCGCTCGTGCGGGACGTCAGTCGCATCCACGTGATCGAGGAGGCGCGGCACGTCCGGTTCGCCCGGGAGGAGATCGTCCGGAGCATGCGGGGGCTCGGGAGGCGGAGGCTGGCCGTGCATCGGCTCACGGCGGCGGTGACGGCGACCGCGCCGATCGGGTTCATGATCGATCCGGAGGTGTACCGGTGCGTCGGGCTGGAGCCGGCGGAGGGGCGGAAGATCGCGCTCGAGAACCCGCACCATCGGGAGACGCTCCTGTGGATGGGGGCGAAGATCGTTCCCTTCCTGGAGGAGCTCGGCCTTGTGGAGGGGCCGGGACGGGCGCTGTGGCGGCAAACGGGGCTGGTGCGGTGA
- a CDS encoding macro domain-containing protein: MGVRYVKGDATSPQAKGVKVIAHVCNDVGGWGKGFVLAVSRRWTEPEAEYRAWYRGRAENDFGLGAVQFVQVERYVWVANMVAQRGIRPSRSGPPIRYYALDRALEAVGGKALELSASVHMPRIGCGLAGGRWELVEPLIERRLAKVSVTVYE, encoded by the coding sequence ATGGGAGTTCGGTATGTGAAGGGGGATGCTACTTCGCCGCAGGCGAAGGGCGTGAAGGTGATCGCGCACGTGTGCAATGACGTTGGGGGGTGGGGGAAGGGGTTCGTGCTCGCGGTGTCGCGGCGGTGGACGGAGCCGGAGGCGGAGTACCGGGCGTGGTACCGGGGGCGCGCGGAGAACGACTTCGGGCTGGGGGCTGTGCAGTTCGTGCAGGTGGAGCGGTACGTCTGGGTGGCGAACATGGTCGCGCAGCGGGGGATCAGGCCGAGCCGGAGCGGGCCGCCGATTCGGTACTACGCGCTCGATCGGGCGCTGGAGGCGGTCGGGGGAAAGGCGCTGGAGTTGTCCGCGAGTGTTCATATGCCGCGAATCGGTTGTGGGCTCGCGGGTGGACGGTGGGAACTCGTGGAACCGCTGATCGAGCGGCGGCTCGCGAAGGTGTCCGTCACCGTATATGAGTAG
- a CDS encoding contact-dependent growth inhibition system immunity protein, whose product MDLRPSALQARFGAAARVLDAYAGQAADDEPGRPGAALNGYLRWAAITDPIAASVAAEQLRYLAARLVDEPAAVPPAVAAALPRKPDGGLADGQWLETVAVLLDEAVDHGFPPPGPPATHWEWNRRFPALAQFLGCYFTQDFRDEFSDHDEAIAAWLRTASAVDRARLAGEIDEVLAFELVDNDLDEALVMLGMDVDPPLPPTAWLRGTKQTIRRPSA is encoded by the coding sequence ATGGACCTTCGACCCAGCGCCTTGCAGGCGCGATTCGGCGCCGCCGCACGCGTGCTGGACGCCTACGCCGGGCAGGCGGCCGACGACGAGCCGGGACGTCCCGGCGCCGCACTGAACGGCTACCTGCGATGGGCGGCGATCACCGACCCGATCGCAGCGTCGGTCGCCGCCGAACAGCTGCGCTACCTGGCCGCGCGCCTCGTGGACGAGCCGGCGGCCGTGCCACCTGCCGTGGCCGCGGCTCTGCCGAGGAAACCGGACGGTGGCCTCGCGGACGGCCAGTGGCTCGAAACCGTCGCAGTGCTGCTCGACGAGGCTGTCGACCACGGTTTCCCACCACCGGGACCGCCCGCTACGCACTGGGAGTGGAACCGGCGTTTCCCGGCACTCGCGCAGTTCCTCGGCTGCTACTTCACACAGGATTTCCGAGACGAGTTCAGCGATCACGACGAGGCCATCGCGGCCTGGCTCCGCACCGCGTCCGCCGTCGACCGTGCGCGACTCGCCGGTGAGATCGATGAGGTGCTCGCCTTCGAGCTGGTTGATAACGACTTGGACGAGGCATTGGTGATGCTGGGCATGGACGTAGACCCGCCGCTCCCGCCCACGGCCTGGCTCCGCGGAACCAAACAGACGATCAGGAGGCCGTCCGCATGA
- a CDS encoding RNase A-like domain-containing protein has product MRGVSTFSDTAAAQRFVQAVVDANTIAIREWLTHGQSERLRLNGYFPGDVTGRMLLRGMLYAGRGPVDVHGVGVVLKRAPSQPNGFVVLNAYPTWG; this is encoded by the coding sequence ATGAGGGGCGTTTCGACCTTCAGCGACACTGCGGCGGCCCAACGCTTCGTGCAAGCCGTGGTGGACGCGAACACGATCGCGATCCGGGAATGGCTCACGCACGGCCAGTCCGAGCGCCTGCGATTGAACGGTTACTTCCCCGGCGACGTCACGGGGCGAATGCTGCTGCGCGGGATGCTGTACGCCGGACGCGGTCCGGTGGACGTGCACGGTGTCGGCGTGGTGCTCAAGCGCGCACCCTCGCAGCCGAACGGCTTCGTCGTCCTGAACGCCTATCCGACCTGGGGCTGA
- a CDS encoding RNase A-like domain-containing protein encodes MAGKDYVGEYFGAIYDPIAQQIVIAWQKLVMALGGVTQGLTVTANNFITADWHSKHGAGPVSGTKPVPKFQNFTYHRPASASGSGYLDYRSLGDQIAWDIVFPTILKAFPRGHQDRLHLAAAQWRQAANAVSTLSRQVNQVINSITVDPKVTASPQGVARRVTPGIVRTWQEEMQTFCSRIWGTAAWDGPNADPAPLHVLGNASSVLADACDKHATAIDVTRSKLERRMGAAAFAAVLGAVLSGTTGGISAVVAAQFDTKMVADCIHILVTDYYQPVETLKAALAGAELQDQLEHASARTPTLQAMEAKAESVGDRALHDFRYPGLNNADAPGKASQGRPVPGASPYAIDLAGQEGTEGAHVINKHVGMTNTQLTDRLAHEPNVSASSSFNNLDDAQRHVQSAIDSPLGRERIERMIAQGKPGTQITYDAQETVGRSVDHNGNVTKVDSVFLAIKRVPALDPPFVVYTAYPVP; translated from the coding sequence ATGGCCGGCAAGGACTATGTCGGTGAGTACTTCGGTGCCATATATGATCCGATAGCTCAGCAAATTGTTATCGCGTGGCAAAAGCTCGTCATGGCCCTCGGGGGAGTGACACAGGGGCTCACCGTGACTGCCAACAACTTTATTACGGCGGATTGGCACTCGAAGCATGGAGCGGGGCCGGTGTCGGGGACCAAACCCGTGCCGAAGTTCCAGAACTTCACTTACCATCGTCCTGCTTCAGCATCCGGTAGTGGGTACCTGGATTATAGATCTCTAGGAGATCAGATAGCCTGGGATATTGTTTTCCCAACTATCCTCAAGGCGTTCCCGCGAGGCCACCAGGACCGCTTGCATCTCGCCGCCGCCCAGTGGAGGCAAGCGGCCAACGCGGTTTCCACGTTATCTCGACAGGTCAACCAGGTAATCAACTCGATCACCGTCGACCCTAAGGTCACGGCCTCTCCTCAAGGGGTGGCACGGCGCGTCACGCCTGGGATCGTGCGCACGTGGCAGGAGGAGATGCAGACCTTCTGCAGCCGGATCTGGGGGACGGCGGCGTGGGATGGTCCCAACGCCGATCCCGCGCCGCTGCATGTTCTCGGGAATGCATCGTCTGTGCTCGCGGACGCATGCGATAAACACGCAACCGCCATTGACGTGACGCGAAGCAAACTTGAGAGGCGGATGGGGGCCGCAGCGTTTGCGGCTGTTCTAGGAGCCGTCTTGAGCGGAACCACGGGTGGTATAAGTGCTGTGGTGGCGGCCCAGTTCGACACCAAGATGGTCGCGGACTGTATTCATATTCTGGTAACCGACTACTACCAGCCGGTCGAGACGCTCAAGGCGGCGCTTGCCGGTGCCGAACTACAGGACCAACTCGAGCATGCCTCGGCGCGGACGCCGACCCTCCAGGCGATGGAGGCCAAGGCCGAGTCGGTCGGCGACCGTGCCCTGCACGACTTCAGGTACCCGGGACTGAACAACGCCGATGCCCCGGGAAAGGCTTCTCAGGGCCGTCCGGTGCCCGGTGCGAGCCCGTACGCCATCGACCTGGCCGGGCAGGAGGGCACCGAGGGTGCCCACGTGATCAACAAGCACGTCGGTATGACCAACACGCAGCTCACCGACCGGCTCGCCCACGAGCCCAACGTTTCGGCGTCCTCTTCTTTCAACAATCTCGACGACGCGCAACGACACGTGCAGAGCGCGATCGACAGTCCGCTCGGTCGTGAGCGCATCGAGCGGATGATCGCCCAGGGGAAGCCCGGCACGCAGATCACCTACGATGCGCAGGAGACGGTCGGACGCTCCGTCGACCACAACGGGAACGTCACCAAGGTGGACAGTGTCTTCCTGGCGATCAAACGTGTCCCGGCGCTCGATCCACCGTTCGTCGTTTACACGGCCTACCCTGTTCCGTAG